Genomic DNA from Haloarcula marina:
ACGGCGGCGTGGCCGACTCCGCCGCTGGCACCGAGAACGAGGATGGACTCCCCCGGTTGGAGGTCCGCTCGGGTGACGAGCATCCGCCAGGCCGTCTGGAAGACCAGCGGTGCCGCGGCCGCCGTCTCCCAGTCGACGCCCTCGGGCACGGGGACGAGGTTCTCGGCGGGGACCGCCGCCTGTTCGCTGTGGACGCCGCGGACGTGTTCGCCGATAATCTGGAAGTCGGTACACAGCGTCGGGTCGCCGTCGCGGCAGAACTCGCAGTGCCCGCAGGAGAGGCCCGCCGAGACGGCGACGCGGTCGCCCGGTTCGAAGCGTTCGACGTCGGTACCGACGTCGTCGACGACGCCAGCGGCGTCACTGCCGGGGATGTGTGGCATCTCCAACTCGAGGCGTTCGAGCGCGCCGAGTCCCATCCGCGTGAACACGTCGAGGTGGTTCAGGGCACCGGCTTTCACGTCGACGAGCACCTCGTCGCGCTCGATTTCCGGGTCGTCGAACTCGCCGTATTCGAGGACGTCTCTGCGACCGTGGTCCGAGAACTGGACGGCTTTCATATCGAGTGTGCGAGGGGACGTGCGAAAAAGGTTAGCCGCCCCCACACTCGATGGGTCGTCACGCGGCGGACATCGTACGCCAGTCCGGCGGTGTCGTCGACCTGTCGACCGAAAGCCGACGGAGGTGACCGTCAGACGACCGCCAGTCCCCGTGGCACCTGGTCGTAGGCGTCGGTCCACGGCCCGACACCGTCCCACGTCTCGCCCGTGGGCGACCGGAACAGGCCGCGGTTCGTCAGCGCACAGAGCGCGCCGTCGGGGTCGGGCGCGAGCACCGCCCGCGCGAGGCCGTCGGGTGCGGGCAGGCCGTCCATCGCCGCCGTCCAGTTCTCTCCCGTCCACCGGTAGACGTAGCTCTCGCCGCTCGTCGAGTGGGCCGAGCGCGGTCCGCTGGCCGCCGAGACGACGATTCGCTCGGGGTCGTCGGGATGGACTGCGAGGCCCCAGACGTATCGATGTTCGAGTCCGTCTTGTGGGTACGTCCACGTCGTCCCGCGGTCCGCTGACTGCGCGTACCCGTCGCCCGCCGCGGTGTAGACGCGGTCCGGCGCGTCGGGATGGACCGCGAGCGTGTGATTGTCTCGGCGGCCGCCGGTCGGGTGGTCCACCCACGTCTCGCCGCCGTCGCGACTCCGGACCAACGCGCCCGCCTCGATGGCGACGTACAACCCCTCGGGGTCGTCGGGGTGAACCGCCAGCCACCGGACGTGGTGGGTGTGGGGCCGCGGCGGGAACGACCACCGCGAGGCCGAGTCGAGGTCTGTCAGCCCTTCACGCTCGGTCCAGGACTCCCCGCCGTCGGTCGACCGATAGACGGCGCTGGGTTCGGTCCCGGCCCACACCACGTTCGGGTCGTGCGGGCTGACCGTGACGCTCGTCACGCGGTCGCCTGCCGACAGCACCTGCCCCCACGTCTCGCCGCCGTCGACGGTCCGCTGGAGGCCCGCGTCGACGGTGCCGACGAACGCCCGGTCGGGGGCACGCGGGTCGGCGGCGACGCATTCGAGCGTGTGGTCCCGCAGGCGCTCGCTCCACTGCCACTCTCGCTCCTCGTCGCCGACCAGCAGGCGGTCCGACAGCGCGGCGTAGACTGTGTGCATGACTGACAGTACGACGGCGAGAGGGAAAACTGTCGCCTCGCCCTCAGTCGTCGGCCGCGACGGCCGCCGTCCCGAGTCGCCGCGAGAGGAAGTCGTCCAGCAGGCCGAACAGCCGAATCTTCTGGTCGATGTCCGAGGAGGCGTGGCCCTCCGCGCCGAGTTCCTCGTACTCGTAGTCCGCTTCGGGACCCTCGGTGTACCCGAAGTCGTCCAGCGCGTCGCGGAACAGGCGCGCCTGCGAGACGGGGACGCGGCGGTCGTTGACCCCGTGGAGCATGAACAGCGGGGCCGCGAGATTCTCGACGTACTCGATGGGCGAGCGCTCCCGATAGAGGTCGGGGTTCTCTGCGGGCGTCCCGATGTTCTTCTCCATCAGTTCCGTGCGGTAGTGGGGCATCGTGTTCTCGTACTGGTCTTCGAGGTCGGTCAGCCCTATCCACGCCACCCCGGCGTCGTAGAGGGCGGGGTACTGGATCATCTGCCAGTACGCCGAGTAGCCGCCGTAGGAGCCACCGAAGACGGCCACGCGCTCGTCGTCGACCCACTCGCGGGTGTCGAGGACGTGTTCGGCGGCCGTCGCCACGTCGCCCTGTTCGGCCCCGCCCCAGTCGTCGTACAGTTGCTGGACGAACGCGTGGCCGCGCCCGGTCGACCCGCGGTAGTTCACCTGCAACACCGAGAAGCCCCGCTGGACGAGGAACTGCGTGTAGAGGTCGAACGACTTCGTGTCCATCGCCCGCGGCCCGCCGTGGGGGTTGACGACGAGCGGCGACGGCCGCTCGCCCGAGTCGTACAGCAACGCGCCGATGTCGAGCGTCTCGTAGGGGTCGTGGACGACGGCTTCTTGGGCCGTCTCGGGGACGCCGTCGGACTCGACGGTGAAGTACTCGGCGTCGGCGAAGTCCGCGGGCGAGAACGGGCCGTACGCCGCCTCGTGGAGCGTCTCCGTCTCGTCGGCCGCGAGGTCGTAGGCCAGCAAGTCGGGCCGCCGCGTCGGCGTCGTGTGGGTGAGCAGGAGTCGGTCTCCGGTCAGTTCGGCGTCGCCAGCGAGCGATGCCACGCCCTCGGGGAGGGCGAGTTCGCGCGACTCGCCGGTTTCGAGGTCGTAGACGACCGGCACCTTGGCCGCCTCGCGGGTCCGGGTCACGACGATGCCCTCGCCGTCGGGCGTGAAGCCGTGGGGGTCCTCCTCGAAGTCGCTCTCGTACCACGTCACCGCGTCGGTTTCGAGGTCGTAGACCCCGCTGCGAGTCAGGTCGGTGCTGTTGTCCGAGACGAGCAAGCGCTCGCCGTCCGGTCCCCAGTCGACGGGCAGGTTCTCCGCGCCCGTCTCGCCCACGTCGAGGACGCGAGGGTCCGAGCCGTCTGTCGTGGCCCGTGGCGCCACGTACACGTCCACGTTCTCGAAATCGTCGGCCTCGTTGGTGGCGTAGGCCATGCGCTCGCCGTCGGGCGACAGCAGACCGGTCCACACCGCCCGCTCGTAGTCGGTCCGCTTGGTCGTCTCGCCGCTCGCGAGGTCGTGGGTGTAGAGGTTCATCTGCCCGTCGCGGGTCGACCCGAGCAACAGCGTCTCGCCGTCTTCGCCCACGTCCATGAGATGGACCTGTCCGGGCATCTCGACGAC
This window encodes:
- a CDS encoding zinc-binding dehydrogenase, which codes for MKAVQFSDHGRRDVLEYGEFDDPEIERDEVLVDVKAGALNHLDVFTRMGLGALERLELEMPHIPGSDAAGVVDDVGTDVERFEPGDRVAVSAGLSCGHCEFCRDGDPTLCTDFQIIGEHVRGVHSEQAAVPAENLVPVPEGVDWETAAAAPLVFQTAWRMLVTRADLQPGESILVLGASGGVGHAAVQIADYLGAEVYATASTEEKLAYAADVGADHTINYDEENFADAIADATGGRGVDVVVDHIGKATWQDSLGSLAKGGTVVTCGATTGRNPETDLNSIFWNQLEVHGSTMGTPGEVDDVLELVWEGAFEPRIRKTLPMSDIQRAHEIIEEREGFGKVVVVPDSEL
- a CDS encoding WD40/YVTN/BNR-like repeat-containing protein encodes the protein MHTVYAALSDRLLVGDEEREWQWSERLRDHTLECVAADPRAPDRAFVGTVDAGLQRTVDGGETWGQVLSAGDRVTSVTVSPHDPNVVWAGTEPSAVYRSTDGGESWTEREGLTDLDSASRWSFPPRPHTHHVRWLAVHPDDPEGLYVAIEAGALVRSRDGGETWVDHPTGGRRDNHTLAVHPDAPDRVYTAAGDGYAQSADRGTTWTYPQDGLEHRYVWGLAVHPDDPERIVVSAASGPRSAHSTSGESYVYRWTGENWTAAMDGLPAPDGLARAVLAPDPDGALCALTNRGLFRSPTGETWDGVGPWTDAYDQVPRGLAVV
- a CDS encoding S9 family peptidase; this encodes MADPETDDVLESLAGLPTLAHPTASPDGREVAFYHDGSGRNELHVLNVETGETEQWSDGEVPRNARWHVEWSADGERVFFHLDDDGDEQNDVYAIDRDGTVEPVVEMPGQVHLMDVGEDGETLLLGSTRDGQMNLYTHDLASGETTKRTDYERAVWTGLLSPDGERMAYATNEADDFENVDVYVAPRATTDGSDPRVLDVGETGAENLPVDWGPDGERLLVSDNSTDLTRSGVYDLETDAVTWYESDFEEDPHGFTPDGEGIVVTRTREAAKVPVVYDLETGESRELALPEGVASLAGDAELTGDRLLLTHTTPTRRPDLLAYDLAADETETLHEAAYGPFSPADFADAEYFTVESDGVPETAQEAVVHDPYETLDIGALLYDSGERPSPLVVNPHGGPRAMDTKSFDLYTQFLVQRGFSVLQVNYRGSTGRGHAFVQQLYDDWGGAEQGDVATAAEHVLDTREWVDDERVAVFGGSYGGYSAYWQMIQYPALYDAGVAWIGLTDLEDQYENTMPHYRTELMEKNIGTPAENPDLYRERSPIEYVENLAAPLFMLHGVNDRRVPVSQARLFRDALDDFGYTEGPEADYEYEELGAEGHASSDIDQKIRLFGLLDDFLSRRLGTAAVAADD